The Janthinobacterium lividum genome has a window encoding:
- a CDS encoding DUF4148 domain-containing protein, with protein MQAKSLIAALFAITTATSAFAQSAAPATSQQLTRADVTAEYIRARNAGEIATSEVDYPKMPATATSNVTREQVMAEFYAARKAGLIPQTEADFDVAQTAKHVVK; from the coding sequence ATGCAAGCCAAATCACTCATCGCAGCATTGTTTGCCATCACCACCGCCACCTCGGCTTTCGCCCAAAGCGCCGCGCCTGCCACCAGCCAGCAACTGACGCGCGCTGACGTCACGGCCGAATACATCCGTGCCCGCAACGCCGGCGAAATCGCCACCAGCGAAGTCGACTATCCGAAAATGCCGGCTACCGCCACCAGCAACGTGACGCGCGAGCAAGTCATGGCCGAGTTCTACGCCGCCCGCAAGGCTGGCCTGATCCCGCAAACGGAAGCAGACTTTGATGTCGC